In Gemella massiliensis, a single window of DNA contains:
- a CDS encoding CAP domain-containing protein — protein MKKSGLKVTSKVIAGLVLLTGITVIPANANEVQPAAVDVNVKDVKVSVYEKNGHYYAKLTTTKNVTNVVVRVSVDGKSEFIIKKDAIKAGENVEYELNINAPVPAKVLPKTAVKRETIKTSTTVKGHKFDVTVTYDVEAKEEPKKPEEPKKPEDKPKQETGENKGNEKKPSEKPKEEKTQQATNSAVKEKTPTPNNVVPAEKPASEATVAVNRAAAAPSVLPLNTSKHTNFKTSSTVLNTQKSKQTQTTKAQTTNPAVTKTQTTTSVATSREEQIRQAYIAKVNQLRAMNGLSQLKQNAALNIGTKQRATDVLSNPITSSIHGVRGSLEKSAAAAAGYADPQHILYNVAVSSNYGTPEQVAQRLLDILYKEIGNVVTQYPYGHRNTLLDKSATELGVGVTIAGGRVALVQHQDHHGAFQGKTPIPGVYLDGSRN, from the coding sequence ATGAAGAAGAGTGGTTTAAAAGTAACTAGTAAAGTTATTGCCGGATTAGTTTTATTAACAGGAATTACGGTTATCCCGGCAAATGCGAACGAAGTTCAACCTGCTGCGGTAGACGTGAATGTTAAAGATGTAAAAGTAAGTGTTTATGAAAAAAATGGTCATTATTATGCGAAACTGACAACTACTAAAAATGTAACAAATGTAGTGGTGAGAGTAAGTGTAGATGGTAAATCAGAATTTATAATTAAAAAAGATGCGATTAAAGCTGGAGAAAATGTAGAGTATGAATTAAATATTAATGCTCCTGTTCCTGCTAAGGTGCTACCGAAAACAGCTGTGAAAAGAGAAACAATAAAAACTTCAACAACAGTTAAAGGTCATAAGTTTGATGTTACTGTAACTTATGATGTTGAAGCTAAAGAAGAACCTAAAAAACCTGAAGAACCTAAAAAGCCTGAAGATAAACCAAAACAAGAAACAGGTGAAAATAAAGGTAATGAGAAAAAACCTTCTGAAAAACCTAAAGAAGAAAAAACTCAACAAGCAACAAATTCAGCGGTAAAAGAGAAAACTCCGACTCCGAATAATGTAGTACCGGCGGAAAAACCGGCTTCAGAGGCTACTGTTGCTGTAAATAGAGCGGCAGCCGCACCGAGTGTATTACCATTAAATACTAGTAAACATACTAATTTTAAAACAAGTAGTACAGTTTTGAATACCCAAAAATCAAAACAAACTCAAACAACTAAGGCACAAACAACCAATCCGGCGGTAACAAAAACACAAACAACTACTTCAGTAGCTACCAGCCGTGAAGAACAAATTAGACAGGCGTATATCGCTAAAGTAAATCAATTACGTGCGATGAACGGTCTATCACAATTAAAACAAAATGCTGCTTTAAATATTGGAACTAAACAAAGAGCGACTGATGTATTGTCAAATCCTATTACATCTTCTATTCACGGGGTAAGAGGTTCATTAGAAAAATCGGCAGCTGCAGCGGCAGGATATGCTGATCCGCAACATATTTTATATAATGTAGCGGTAAGTTCTAATTATGGAACGCCGGAACAAGTAGCACAACGCTTATTGGATATTTTATATAAAGAAATCGGAAATGTTGTAACTCAATACCCTTATGGACATAGAAATACGTTACTTGACAAATCGGCAACCGAATTAGGTGTCGGTGTAACAATCGCCGGAGGTAGAGTAGCATTAGTTCAACACCAAGATCATCATGGAGCATTCCAAGGTAAAACTCCGATTCCCGGGGTATATCTTGACGGAAGCAGAAACTAG
- the selD gene encoding selenide, water dikinase SelD, with translation MSEKKKLDMIVCGGUNSKIGPGALSSILSDLPKKEDKNLIVGYESSDDAAVYKISDDKAIIQTLDFFTTMINDPYLYGQIAATNALSDVYAMGGEVISALNIVAFPESMDLEILHQILKGGAEKVHEAGGVLAGGHSIHDATPKYGLSVTGVVHPDKILQNNNCKAGDKLIITKPLGVSIINTAYMIKGCSDEAFAQSVKQMTTLNKYSAEIMRDFPVNSCTDITGFGFLGHLVEMLDGKYSAEIIAKDIPYIEEAYDCAKEFIITSGGQLNRTYVEPNVEYRIKDFALEEIMYDPQTSGGLLISVPANVVDELLERLNTLDVKSAIVGTVIEKQEKAVIVK, from the coding sequence ATGTCTGAGAAGAAAAAATTAGATATGATAGTATGCGGAGGTTGAAACTCAAAAATAGGGCCGGGGGCTTTATCGAGTATATTAAGTGATCTGCCGAAAAAAGAAGATAAGAATTTAATAGTAGGGTATGAATCATCTGATGATGCTGCCGTTTATAAAATTTCAGATGATAAAGCCATTATTCAAACATTAGACTTTTTTACAACAATGATAAATGATCCGTATTTGTATGGACAAATTGCAGCTACAAATGCTTTAAGTGATGTTTATGCTATGGGTGGAGAAGTAATTTCCGCTTTAAATATTGTTGCATTTCCTGAGAGTATGGATTTAGAAATATTACATCAAATATTAAAAGGTGGTGCTGAAAAAGTTCATGAAGCCGGTGGAGTTTTAGCCGGTGGACATTCTATACATGATGCAACACCTAAGTATGGATTATCAGTTACAGGGGTAGTGCATCCGGATAAAATTTTGCAAAATAATAATTGTAAAGCCGGAGATAAGTTAATAATAACCAAGCCGCTTGGAGTAAGTATTATTAACACGGCATATATGATAAAAGGATGTTCTGATGAGGCATTTGCCCAAAGTGTAAAACAAATGACGACATTAAATAAATACTCGGCAGAGATAATGAGAGATTTCCCTGTAAATAGTTGTACTGATATTACAGGTTTCGGATTTTTGGGACATCTTGTAGAAATGTTGGACGGGAAATATTCAGCAGAAATTATTGCAAAGGATATTCCTTATATTGAAGAAGCATATGATTGTGCTAAAGAATTTATAATTACTTCAGGTGGGCAATTAAACAGAACATATGTGGAGCCTAATGTGGAATATAGAATAAAAGATTTTGCGTTAGAAGAAATAATGTATGATCCGCAAACTTCAGGAGGATTGTTAATAAGTGTACCGGCAAATGTAGTGGATGAACTTTTGGAGCGTTTAAATACACTTGATGTAAAAAGTGCGATAGTAGGAACGGTAATAGAAAAACAAGAAAAAGCAGTTATAGTGAAATAA